DNA from Terriglobus tenax:
GTAGCTCAGTTGGTTAGAGCGCTACCTTGACACGGTAGAGGTCAGCGGTTCGAATCCGCTCGTGCCTACCATTCCTTTCAAGCACTTACAGCTTGCTCTCCAGAAAAAGTTTGTGGCGTTTTGCGGCAAATGCTTCAAATTTATTTCCGAATCTCCTCCTTTCTTAAGCATGGTATAAACCCCGCCGACCATCTTCTTTACGCTCTCCGGTAACTCCTGCATGTACTCATTGGCCGTGGTATCTGCCTTTGCATGCCTGAGGTGCGCCTGGATGTCCTTCACTGACCCCATTCTCTGCGCTTGTGTTGCCATGGTCCGACGCAGGATCTGGAAGTTTAGTCTTGGCAATCCCAGCCATTTGGCAAGAGGGTTCAGAAGTCGATTACGGTAGTTCCTGGTATGTATATGTAACTCTGCCGCGTCCTCGATGATCAAAATGCGTTCCTGCGCGGGGATAGCGTCTGCAAGCATATTGAGCAGGGTTATCTTGCCGGTCGACGTTCCCCCCGGAGATGAGGACATTCTTTCCCCGTTCCACGGCCCGGCCAAATCGGCGGCCTGGCCGCGGGGCAGCATCCCGCGCGCGATCAGGTCGTCCATCGAAAAGTTGCGCGAGGCGTACCTTCGTATCGTCATAAGTGGAGCAGGGTTCACGATTGGCGGAATGGTGGCAGCCAGACGTGCGACAAGAGCTCTCGGAATCCGGCATCCTACCCCGAGGACCAGCGATTCAAGCAGTGTTCAGCCCCGTGAAATCGAGGATAATGCGACCACGAAGACCGCCTTCGTCAAAACGACGATGGGCTGCCACAGCCTCGCCTTATTCGAAGCGGCATCAGCATAGAAGCTCGGGTTACAATTCTTCTCCAAACCGATACCAGGATTGGCGTCACGACCTGGAACGGTCTGCATCAAGAAGCAGAAAGGAGATCGCTCGACGCTGGACGCGCTTGCGACCCTCTAGTGCGTCAAGCAGGAAGCTGAGGGTAGTGAGCAAGAAAAGCGCTCATCAGAGCCTTGCTTCACCTTCCACGTTGGCCGTGAGCGTGA
Protein-coding regions in this window:
- a CDS encoding ATPase, T2SS/T4P/T4SS family, which gives rise to MLESLVLGVGCRIPRALVARLAATIPPIVNPAPLMTIRRYASRNFSMDDLIARGMLPRGQAADLAGPWNGERMSSSPGGTSTGKITLLNMLADAIPAQERILIIEDAAELHIHTRNYRNRLLNPLAKWLGLPRLNFQILRRTMATQAQRMGSVKDIQAHLRHAKADTTANEYMQELPESVKKMVGGVYTMLKKGGDSEINLKHLPQNATNFFWRASCKCLKGMVGTSGFEPLTSTVSR